A portion of the Pseudomonas koreensis genome contains these proteins:
- a CDS encoding LysE/ArgO family amino acid transporter codes for MWQSYVNGLLVAFGLIMAIGTQNAFVLAQSLRREHHLPVAALCVVCDAILVAAGVFGLATILAQNPTLLAIARWGGATFLIWYGSQALRRACSKQSLEQGENQTVRSLRAVMLSALAVTLLNPHVYLDTVLLIGSLGAQQSVPGAYVVGAASASLLWFFTLALGAAWLAPWLARPSTWRILDLVVALMMFAVAAQLIIAG; via the coding sequence ATGTGGCAAAGCTATGTAAACGGCCTGTTGGTGGCGTTCGGCCTGATCATGGCGATCGGCACGCAGAACGCTTTTGTCTTGGCGCAGAGTCTGCGCCGTGAACATCATTTGCCGGTGGCGGCATTGTGCGTGGTGTGTGACGCGATTCTGGTGGCGGCCGGAGTATTCGGCCTGGCGACGATTCTGGCGCAGAACCCGACCCTGCTGGCGATTGCCCGTTGGGGCGGCGCGACCTTTCTGATCTGGTACGGCAGCCAGGCATTGCGCCGGGCCTGCTCGAAACAGAGCCTTGAGCAAGGCGAAAACCAGACCGTGCGCTCGTTGCGCGCAGTCATGCTTAGCGCGTTGGCGGTGACCTTGCTTAATCCCCACGTCTATCTGGATACGGTATTGCTGATCGGCTCGCTGGGCGCGCAGCAGTCGGTGCCCGGCGCTTATGTGGTCGGCGCGGCGAGTGCCTCGCTGCTGTGGTTTTTCACCCTCGCCTTGGGCGCGGCGTGGCTGGCACCGTGGCTGGCCCGCCCGAGCACCTGGCGCATTCTCGATCTGGTCGTTGCGTTGATGATGTTCGCCGTGGCCGCGCAACTGATTATCGCCGGATGA
- a CDS encoding superoxide dismutase encodes MAFELPPLPYAHDALQPHISKETLEFHHDKHHNTYVVNLNNLVPGTEFEGKTLEEIVKTSSGGIFNNAAQVWNHTFYWNCLAPNAGGQPTGALADAINAAFGSFDKFKEEFSKTSIGTFGSGWGWLVKKADGSLALASTIGAGNPLTSGDTPLLTCDVWEHAYYIDYRNLRPKYVEAFWNLVNWKFVAEQFEGKTFTA; translated from the coding sequence ATGGCTTTCGAATTGCCGCCGCTGCCTTACGCACACGATGCCCTGCAGCCGCACATCTCCAAGGAAACCCTGGAGTTCCACCACGACAAGCACCACAACACCTACGTCGTGAACCTGAACAACCTGGTGCCAGGCACCGAATTTGAAGGCAAGACCCTGGAAGAAATCGTCAAGACTTCTTCGGGCGGCATCTTCAACAACGCCGCTCAGGTCTGGAACCACACCTTCTACTGGAACTGCCTGGCGCCAAACGCCGGCGGTCAGCCAACCGGCGCACTGGCAGATGCCATCAACGCAGCGTTCGGTTCGTTCGACAAGTTCAAGGAAGAATTCAGCAAAACCTCGATCGGCACCTTCGGTTCCGGCTGGGGCTGGCTGGTGAAAAAGGCTGACGGTTCCCTGGCCCTGGCCAGCACCATCGGCGCCGGCAACCCGCTGACCAGCGGCGACACCCCGCTGCTGACCTGCGACGTCTGGGAACACGCTTACTACATCGACTACCGCAACCTGCGTCCGAAGTACGTTGAAGCGTTCTGGAATCTGGTCAACTGGAAGTTCGTGGCCGAGCAGTTCGAAGGCAAGACCTTCACCGCTTAA
- a CDS encoding putative bifunctional diguanylate cyclase/phosphodiesterase, giving the protein MKLELKNSLSVKLLRVVLLSALIVGVVLSCAQIVFDAYKTRQAVAGDAERILDMFRDPSTQAVYSLDREMGMQVIEGLFQDDAVRQASIGHPNEAMLAQKSRELQHSNSRWLTDLILGQERTFTTQLVGRGPYSEYYGDLSITLDTATYGEGFIVSSVIIFISGVLRALALGLVLYLVYHWLLTKPLSRIIEHLTEINPDRPSEHKIPQIKGHEKNELGLWINTANQLLESIERNTHLRHEAENSLLRMAQYDFLTGLPNRQQLQQQLDKILVDAGKLQRRVAVLCVGLDDFKGINEQFSYQTGDQLLLALADRLRAHSGRLGALARLGGDQFALVQADIEQPYEAAELAQSILDDLEAPFALDDQEIRLRATIGITLFPEDGDSTEKLLQKAEQTMTLAKTRSRNRYQFYIASVDSEMRRRRELEKDLRDALIRDQFYLVYQPQISYRDHRVVGVEALIRWQHPEHGLVPPDLFIPLAEQNGTIIAIGEWVLDQACKQLREWHDQGFVDLRMAVNLSTVQLHHAELPRVVNNLLQMYRLPPRSLELEVTETGLMEDITTAAQHLLSLRRSGALIAIDDFGTGYSSLSYLKSLPLDKIKIDKSFVQDLLDDDDDATIVRAIIQLGKSLGMQVIAEGVETAEQETYIISEGCHEGQGYHYSKPLPARELGIYLKQAQRSNAAIL; this is encoded by the coding sequence TTGAAGCTGGAACTCAAGAACAGCTTGTCGGTGAAGTTGCTCCGGGTCGTGCTCCTGTCGGCATTGATCGTAGGCGTAGTCTTGAGCTGCGCGCAGATTGTGTTCGATGCCTACAAGACCCGTCAGGCCGTGGCCGGCGACGCCGAACGTATCCTCGACATGTTCCGCGATCCTTCGACTCAGGCCGTCTACAGCCTGGATCGGGAAATGGGCATGCAGGTGATCGAAGGGCTGTTCCAGGACGACGCCGTGCGTCAGGCCTCTATAGGCCACCCCAACGAAGCCATGCTCGCGCAGAAATCACGCGAACTGCAGCATTCCAACAGTCGCTGGCTGACTGACCTGATTCTTGGTCAGGAACGCACCTTCACCACGCAATTGGTCGGCCGTGGCCCCTACAGCGAATACTACGGCGACCTGAGCATCACCCTCGACACCGCCACTTATGGCGAAGGGTTCATTGTCAGCTCGGTGATCATTTTCATTTCCGGCGTATTGCGCGCACTGGCGTTGGGGCTGGTGCTGTATCTGGTCTATCACTGGCTGCTGACCAAACCGCTGTCGCGAATCATCGAGCACCTCACCGAGATCAACCCCGACCGCCCTAGCGAGCACAAGATTCCGCAGATCAAGGGCCACGAAAAAAACGAGCTGGGCCTGTGGATCAACACCGCCAACCAGCTGCTCGAGTCCATCGAACGCAACACTCATCTGCGCCACGAAGCGGAAAACAGCCTGCTGCGCATGGCCCAGTACGACTTCCTCACCGGCCTGCCGAACCGCCAGCAATTGCAGCAGCAACTGGACAAGATTCTGGTGGATGCCGGCAAGTTGCAACGCCGTGTCGCCGTGCTGTGTGTCGGACTGGATGACTTCAAGGGCATCAACGAACAATTCAGCTACCAGACCGGCGACCAGTTGCTGCTGGCCCTGGCCGATCGCTTGCGCGCCCATAGCGGTCGCCTCGGCGCCCTCGCCCGTCTCGGCGGCGACCAGTTTGCGCTGGTGCAGGCCGACATCGAACAACCTTACGAAGCGGCGGAACTGGCGCAGAGCATTCTCGATGACCTCGAGGCACCCTTCGCCCTCGACGATCAGGAAATCCGCCTGCGCGCGACCATCGGCATCACCCTGTTCCCGGAGGACGGCGACAGCACCGAGAAACTGTTGCAGAAAGCCGAGCAGACCATGACCCTGGCCAAGACCCGCTCGCGCAATCGCTATCAGTTCTACATCGCCAGTGTCGACAGCGAGATGCGCCGCCGTCGCGAGCTGGAAAAAGACCTGCGCGATGCACTGATACGCGACCAGTTCTACCTCGTCTACCAGCCGCAGATCAGTTATCGCGATCACCGCGTGGTCGGCGTCGAAGCGCTGATTCGCTGGCAGCACCCGGAACACGGCCTGGTGCCGCCGGACCTGTTCATTCCGCTGGCGGAACAGAACGGCACGATCATCGCCATCGGCGAGTGGGTGCTCGATCAAGCGTGCAAGCAATTGCGTGAGTGGCACGATCAGGGTTTTGTCGATCTGCGCATGGCGGTCAACCTGTCGACCGTGCAACTGCACCACGCCGAGCTGCCGCGGGTGGTCAACAACCTGCTGCAGATGTACCGCCTGCCGCCGCGCAGCCTGGAACTGGAAGTCACCGAAACCGGCCTGATGGAAGACATCACCACCGCCGCCCAGCATCTGCTCAGCCTGCGCCGTTCCGGCGCGCTGATCGCGATCGACGACTTCGGCACCGGCTATTCATCCCTCAGCTATCTGAAAAGCCTGCCGCTGGACAAGATCAAGATCGACAAGAGCTTCGTCCAGGATCTGCTCGATGACGACGATGACGCGACCATCGTTCGCGCGATCATTCAACTGGGCAAGAGCCTGGGCATGCAGGTGATTGCCGAGGGCGTGGAAACCGCCGAGCAGGAAACCTACATCATTTCCGAGGGTTGCCACGAAGGTCAGGGCTACCACTACAGCAAACCACTGCCGGCGCGGGAGCTGGGTATTTACCTCAAGCAGGCGCAACGCAGCAACGCGGCCATTTTATAA
- a CDS encoding imelysin family protein → MIRMPLATASLLAIAISLAGCGEGKDKEKASEMTPASSSAAPAPAPAAAPAPAAGKVDDAAAKAVVAHYADMVFAVYSDAESTAKTLQTAVDAFLAKPNADTLKAAKAAWVAARVPYLQSEVFRFGNTIIDDWEGQVNAWPLDEGLIDYVDKSYEHALGNPGATANIIANTEVQVGEDKVDVKEITPEKLASLNELGGSEANVATGYHAIEFLLWGQDLNGTGPGAGNRPASDYLEGAGATGGHNERRRAYLKAVTQLLVSDLEEMVGNWKPNVADNYRATLEAEPGEAGLRKMLFGMGSLSLGELAGERMKVSLEANSPEDEQDCFSDNTHYSHFYDAKGVRNVYLGEYTRVDGSKLTGASLSSLVAKADPAADTALKADLAATEAKIQVMVDHANKGEHYDQLIAAGNTAGNQIVRDAIAALVKQTGSIEAAAGKLGISDLNPDNADHEF, encoded by the coding sequence ATGATTCGTATGCCTCTGGCTACCGCCAGTCTGCTGGCCATCGCTATTTCCCTCGCCGGTTGCGGCGAAGGCAAGGACAAAGAAAAAGCCTCCGAAATGACTCCGGCTTCCAGCAGCGCTGCTCCAGCCCCGGCGCCGGCCGCTGCCCCTGCTCCTGCTGCCGGTAAAGTTGACGATGCCGCCGCCAAGGCTGTGGTCGCGCACTACGCCGACATGGTCTTCGCCGTTTACAGCGATGCCGAATCCACCGCGAAAACCCTGCAAACCGCCGTCGACGCGTTCCTCGCCAAGCCGAACGCCGACACCCTGAAAGCCGCCAAGGCTGCCTGGGTCGCCGCGCGCGTGCCGTACCTGCAGAGCGAAGTGTTCCGCTTCGGCAACACCATCATTGACGACTGGGAAGGTCAGGTTAACGCCTGGCCGCTGGACGAAGGCCTGATCGACTACGTCGACAAATCCTACGAGCACGCACTGGGTAACCCGGGCGCTACAGCCAACATCATCGCCAACACTGAAGTGCAGGTCGGCGAAGACAAGGTCGACGTGAAAGAGATCACCCCGGAAAAACTCGCCAGCCTCAACGAGCTGGGCGGTTCCGAAGCCAACGTCGCCACCGGCTACCACGCCATCGAATTCCTGCTCTGGGGCCAGGATCTGAACGGTACCGGCCCAGGTGCTGGCAACCGTCCGGCCTCGGATTACCTGGAAGGCGCTGGCGCCACTGGTGGTCACAACGAGCGTCGTCGTGCCTATCTGAAAGCCGTGACCCAACTGCTGGTCAGCGATCTGGAAGAAATGGTCGGCAACTGGAAACCGAACGTGGCCGACAACTACCGCGCCACTTTGGAAGCCGAGCCAGGCGAAGCCGGCCTGCGCAAAATGCTCTTCGGCATGGGCAGCCTGTCCCTGGGTGAACTGGCGGGCGAGCGCATGAAGGTTTCCCTGGAAGCCAACTCGCCTGAAGACGAGCAGGATTGCTTCAGCGACAACACCCACTACTCGCACTTCTACGACGCCAAGGGCGTGCGTAACGTTTACCTGGGCGAGTACACCCGTGTTGACGGCAGCAAGCTGACCGGCGCCAGCCTGTCGTCGCTGGTAGCCAAGGCCGACCCGGCCGCCGACACCGCACTGAAAGCCGATCTGGCCGCGACCGAAGCGAAGATCCAGGTCATGGTCGATCACGCCAACAAAGGTGAGCACTACGACCAGCTGATCGCCGCCGGCAACACCGCTGGCAACCAGATCGTTCGCGACGCCATCGCCGCGCTGGTCAAGCAGACCGGCTCGATCGAAGCCGCTGCCGGCAAACTGGGCATCAGCGACCTGAACCCGGACAACGCCGATCACGAGTTCTAA
- a CDS encoding di-heme oxidoreductase family protein gives MPSLLLRLSALLLALGLSACDDAPRFTEAEPGEARSGGAATVRKSDQNAFSLPSANLPPSRRVDFSVGNSFFRSPWVIAPSTTTARDGLGPLFNTNACQNCHIKDGRGHPPTADASNAVSMLVRLSIPDAPPYAKIIEQLGVVPEPVYGGQFQDMAVPGVAPEGKVRVDYTPVPVRFKDGTEVELRKPTLQITQLAYGPMHPDTRFSARVAPPMIGLGLLEAIPEEAILANAAAQAKENNGINGRPNRVWDDQLQKTVIGRFGWKAGQPNLNQQNVHAFSGDMGLTTSLRPFDDCTEAQTACIQAPNGNGPDGEPEVSDNILRLVLFYSRNLAVPARRGVNDPQVLAGKNLFFQAGCQSCHTPKYTTAANAGEPELANQVIRPYSDLLLHDMGEGLADNRTEFQASGRDWRTPPLWGIGLTQAVSGHTQFLHDGRARNLLEAVLWHGGEASAAQQQVLSFNAEQRAALLAFLNSL, from the coding sequence ATGCCGTCGTTGCTGCTTCGCTTGTCCGCACTGTTGCTGGCCCTGGGCCTGAGTGCCTGCGATGACGCCCCGCGTTTCACCGAGGCCGAGCCGGGTGAAGCGCGTTCGGGCGGTGCGGCGACTGTGCGCAAGAGCGATCAGAATGCCTTCTCTCTGCCATCGGCCAACCTGCCGCCCTCGCGGCGGGTGGATTTCAGTGTCGGTAACAGTTTTTTTCGCAGCCCTTGGGTGATCGCGCCATCGACCACCACCGCGCGCGACGGCCTCGGTCCGCTGTTCAATACCAACGCCTGCCAGAACTGCCACATCAAGGACGGGCGCGGTCATCCGCCGACAGCTGATGCAAGCAATGCGGTGTCGATGCTGGTGCGCCTGTCGATTCCCGATGCGCCGCCCTACGCCAAAATCATCGAACAGCTCGGCGTGGTGCCGGAGCCGGTATATGGCGGGCAATTCCAGGACATGGCCGTGCCCGGCGTCGCTCCGGAAGGCAAGGTGCGCGTCGACTACACGCCGGTGCCCGTACGGTTCAAGGACGGTACTGAGGTCGAGTTGCGTAAACCGACCCTGCAGATCACTCAGCTCGCTTACGGCCCGATGCACCCGGACACACGATTTTCGGCACGAGTGGCGCCGCCGATGATTGGTCTGGGCCTGCTCGAAGCGATCCCCGAAGAAGCGATCCTCGCCAACGCCGCCGCCCAGGCGAAAGAAAACAACGGCATCAATGGCCGTCCCAATCGGGTCTGGGATGACCAGTTGCAGAAAACCGTCATCGGCCGCTTCGGCTGGAAAGCCGGGCAACCGAATCTCAATCAACAGAATGTTCACGCGTTTTCCGGTGACATGGGCCTCACGACCAGCCTGCGCCCCTTCGATGACTGCACCGAGGCGCAAACCGCCTGCATACAGGCGCCGAACGGCAATGGCCCGGACGGCGAGCCGGAAGTCAGCGATAACATCCTGCGCCTGGTGCTGTTTTACAGTCGCAATCTGGCAGTGCCGGCGCGCCGTGGCGTCAACGACCCACAGGTGTTGGCCGGCAAGAACCTGTTTTTCCAGGCCGGTTGCCAGTCGTGCCACACGCCGAAATACACCACCGCCGCCAACGCCGGCGAACCTGAGCTGGCCAATCAGGTGATTCGTCCGTACAGCGATTTGCTGCTGCATGACATGGGCGAAGGCCTGGCGGACAACCGCACGGAATTCCAGGCTTCCGGCCGCGACTGGCGCACGCCGCCGTTGTGGGGGATCGGCCTGACACAAGCGGTCAGTGGCCACACGCAGTTTTTGCACGACGGCCGCGCACGCAATCTGCTCGAAGCGGTGCTCTGGCATGGCGGCGAAGCGAGCGCTGCGCAGCAACAGGTTTTGTCTTTCAATGCCGAGCAGCGCGCTGCGTTGCTGGCATTTCTGAACTCACTTTAA
- a CDS encoding imelysin family protein, translating into MFRPKLLFTSLAALALGACSPQDPQAVTSAAIAKSVILPTYTRWVEADRQLAVSALAYCQGKESLETARADFLHAQKAWAELQPLLIGPLAEGNRSWQVQFWPDKKNLVGRQVEQLVVAQPQIDAAALAKSSVVVQGLSAYEYILFDAKPDVANDTQKAKYCPLLIAIGERQKQLAEEILQGWNNTDGMLAQMSKFPNQRYADSHEAIADLLRVQVTALDTLKKKLGTPMGRQSKGVPQPFQADAWRSQSSLTALEASLAAAKTVWEGVDNKGLRGLLPAEQKPLAEKIDAAYAASLKLFDSTQRSLGEMLEDDAGRQQLNDIYDSLNVVHRLHEGELAKALGIQLGFNANDGD; encoded by the coding sequence ATGTTCCGTCCCAAGTTACTGTTCACCAGCCTTGCCGCGCTCGCCCTCGGCGCCTGCTCGCCGCAGGACCCGCAAGCGGTCACCTCGGCGGCGATCGCCAAATCGGTGATCCTGCCGACCTACACCCGCTGGGTCGAAGCCGACCGGCAACTGGCGGTCAGCGCCCTCGCCTACTGCCAGGGCAAGGAAAGCCTGGAAACCGCCCGCGCTGATTTCCTCCACGCGCAAAAAGCCTGGGCCGAGCTGCAGCCGCTGCTGATCGGCCCGCTGGCCGAGGGCAATCGTTCTTGGCAAGTGCAGTTCTGGCCGGACAAGAAAAATCTGGTTGGCCGTCAGGTCGAGCAACTGGTCGTCGCCCAGCCGCAGATCGATGCCGCCGCGCTGGCCAAATCCAGCGTCGTGGTGCAGGGCCTGTCGGCTTACGAATACATCCTCTTCGACGCCAAGCCTGATGTCGCCAACGATACGCAGAAAGCCAAGTACTGCCCGCTGCTGATCGCCATCGGCGAGCGCCAGAAGCAACTGGCCGAAGAAATCCTGCAGGGCTGGAACAACACCGACGGCATGCTCGCGCAGATGAGCAAGTTCCCCAACCAGCGCTACGCCGACTCCCACGAAGCGATCGCCGACCTGCTGCGCGTACAAGTGACTGCACTGGATACCCTGAAGAAAAAACTCGGTACGCCGATGGGCCGTCAGAGCAAGGGCGTACCGCAGCCGTTCCAGGCTGATGCATGGCGCAGCCAATCGTCGCTGACCGCACTGGAAGCCAGCCTTGCCGCCGCCAAAACCGTTTGGGAAGGCGTCGACAACAAAGGCCTGCGCGGGCTGTTGCCAGCCGAGCAGAAACCGCTGGCGGAGAAGATCGACGCCGCTTATGCCGCCTCGCTGAAACTGTTCGACAGCACCCAGCGTTCGCTCGGCGAAATGCTTGAGGACGACGCCGGTCGCCAGCAACTCAACGATATCTACGACAGCCTCAACGTCGTCCATCGCCTGCATGAAGGCGAACTGGCCAAGGCGCTGGGCATCCAACTGGGCTTCAATGCCAACGACGGTGACTGA
- a CDS encoding DUF1513 domain-containing protein gives MLRRQVLTLGSALLGAVTLGGWTLFKRKDQSPLLLSARDDSDGKHYAVGYRLDGTRVFATHVGQRCHDIINHPTQPLALFVARRPGTESYLIDLRDGTLLQTVTSQPNRHFYGHAVVHKDGEYLYATENDTSDPGRGLLGVYKFEGERLVHSGEISTHGLGPHQVSWMPDGETLVVANGGIRTEAESRVDMNLNAMEPSLVLMQRDGTLLSKETLAQQMNSVRHLGIASDGTIVAGQQFMGPSHERSELLAIKRPGQPFVAFPVAEQQLQAMGHYTASVAVHSDLRLVALTAPRGNRFFIWDLDSGELRLDAPLPDCAGVGAVKDGFVVTSGQGRCRYYDCRQEQLLAKPLELPAGLWDNHLHLMA, from the coding sequence ATGCTGCGACGTCAGGTTCTGACTTTAGGGAGTGCACTGCTGGGAGCAGTGACGCTGGGCGGCTGGACGCTGTTCAAACGCAAGGATCAGAGCCCGTTGCTGTTGTCGGCGCGTGATGACAGCGACGGCAAGCATTACGCCGTCGGTTATCGGCTCGACGGCACGCGGGTGTTCGCCACCCACGTCGGTCAGCGTTGCCACGACATCATCAATCATCCGACACAGCCGCTGGCGCTGTTCGTCGCGCGGCGTCCGGGTACCGAGAGTTATCTGATCGACCTGCGCGACGGCACGTTGCTGCAGACCGTGACTTCGCAGCCGAACCGGCACTTCTACGGCCACGCCGTGGTGCACAAGGACGGCGAATACCTGTACGCCACCGAGAACGACACGTCCGATCCCGGCCGTGGCCTGCTCGGCGTGTACAAGTTCGAAGGCGAGCGGCTGGTGCACTCGGGCGAAATTTCCACCCATGGCCTCGGCCCGCATCAGGTGTCGTGGATGCCCGATGGCGAGACGCTGGTGGTGGCCAACGGCGGGATTCGCACCGAGGCGGAAAGCCGCGTCGATATGAACCTCAACGCCATGGAGCCGAGCCTGGTGCTGATGCAGCGCGACGGCACGTTGCTGAGCAAGGAAACCCTCGCCCAGCAGATGAACAGCGTGCGCCACCTGGGCATCGCCAGCGACGGCACCATCGTCGCCGGCCAGCAATTCATGGGCCCGTCCCATGAGCGCTCGGAACTCCTGGCGATCAAGCGGCCGGGGCAACCGTTCGTGGCGTTCCCGGTGGCCGAGCAGCAGTTGCAGGCGATGGGGCACTACACCGCCAGCGTCGCGGTGCACAGCGATCTGCGGCTGGTCGCGTTGACGGCGCCGCGCGGCAACCGCTTCTTCATCTGGGATCTGGACAGCGGCGAACTGCGCCTCGACGCGCCTTTGCCTGATTGCGCCGGCGTTGGTGCGGTGAAGGATGGTTTTGTCGTGACCTCGGGCCAGGGTCGTTGCCGCTACTACGATTGCCGCCAGGAACAACTGCTGGCCAAGCCGCTGGAATTGCCGGCAGGGCTCTGGGACAACCATCTTCATCTGATGGCCTAG
- a CDS encoding efflux RND transporter periplasmic adaptor subunit: MLRRRMLIMLGVVLLLVLVLGGYKAFSIYTMIQGFSKPKPPISVAVATAGEQPWQMRLPTVGSLKALQGVDLSLEVAGTVTELKFESGQKVKAGQPLLQLDSAVETALLETARADLGLAQLDFGRGAQLVDSRAISKGEYDRLSAVLQKNKATVNQLNASLAKKRILAPFSGTIGIRQVDVGDYLASGTKIATLQDLSSLYADFYVPEQAVPKLAIGQPVQFTVAAYPGQNFTGKISAINPIVESTTRNILVRATLANPDGKLLPGMFASLEVLLPDPQRHIVVPESAITYTLYGNSVYVVGQKKAEDGSVAKDDKGQPLLIAERRFVETGERRDGLVMINKGVQSGEQVVTAGQIKLDNGAHIAISDDKTLGEQNSPPRAD, translated from the coding sequence ATGCTGCGTCGCCGCATGCTGATCATGTTGGGTGTTGTGTTGCTGCTCGTCCTGGTGCTGGGCGGTTACAAGGCCTTTTCGATCTACACGATGATCCAGGGCTTTTCCAAACCGAAACCACCCATCAGCGTCGCCGTGGCCACTGCCGGCGAACAGCCGTGGCAGATGCGTCTGCCCACTGTCGGTTCGCTCAAGGCGCTGCAAGGCGTTGACCTGAGCCTGGAAGTCGCCGGGACTGTCACTGAACTCAAATTCGAATCCGGGCAGAAGGTCAAGGCCGGGCAACCGTTGCTGCAACTCGACAGCGCCGTGGAAACCGCCCTGCTGGAAACCGCCCGCGCCGACCTCGGCCTGGCGCAACTGGATTTCGGCCGTGGCGCGCAACTGGTCGACAGCCGCGCGATCTCCAAAGGCGAATACGACCGTCTCTCCGCCGTGCTGCAAAAGAACAAGGCCACGGTCAATCAGCTCAACGCATCGCTGGCGAAAAAGCGCATCCTCGCGCCGTTCAGCGGCACCATCGGCATCCGCCAGGTCGACGTCGGCGACTACCTCGCCAGCGGCACCAAAATCGCCACGCTGCAAGACTTGAGCAGCCTCTACGCCGACTTCTATGTGCCCGAACAAGCGGTGCCGAAACTCGCCATCGGCCAGCCCGTGCAGTTCACCGTCGCGGCGTATCCCGGGCAGAACTTCACCGGAAAGATCAGCGCGATCAACCCGATCGTCGAAAGCACCACGCGCAACATCCTCGTCCGCGCCACCCTCGCCAACCCCGACGGCAAGCTGTTGCCGGGCATGTTCGCCAGCCTTGAAGTGCTGCTGCCCGATCCGCAGAGACACATCGTGGTGCCGGAAAGCGCGATCACCTACACCCTGTACGGCAACTCGGTTTACGTGGTCGGGCAGAAGAAGGCCGAGGACGGCAGCGTCGCCAAGGACGACAAGGGCCAACCGCTGCTGATCGCCGAACGACGTTTTGTCGAGACCGGTGAGCGCCGCGATGGCCTGGTGATGATCAACAAGGGCGTGCAGAGCGGCGAACAAGTGGTGACCGCTGGCCAGATCAAACTGGACAACGGTGCCCACATCGCCATCAGCGACGACAAGACCCTCGGCGAGCAGAACAGTCCGCCTCGCGCCGACTGA